Proteins encoded in a region of the Roseateles sp. SL47 genome:
- a CDS encoding ABC transporter permease subunit: MNRVNQPDTGGRMRQRGVWKFSSLALLVLAGLVLVPMATLLLYAMSERWDRHWWPESPTLEWLSDAVRNPRVQAAAARTAGLALCSAVLALVCGALATLPAVLSTQLEREHRRGGLVRLLDAAALLPFAIAPVVMAISALELFVGRWGQWSPLPLPLPLVYVAVVAPTLFPLVHKTLQSALHQLQAASLIEAGRTLGASDGQVLRQVLLPLLAPSLLAALMLAWVSAAMEFAIANLLLGGEQELLQPLMNSLRNVNGHQAAALMVLTLVGMAALMALAGLMNAWRQAAGASAHSK, encoded by the coding sequence ATGAATCGCGTGAATCAGCCCGACACGGGGGGCCGCATGCGCCAGCGCGGGGTTTGGAAGTTCTCCTCGCTGGCCTTGCTGGTGCTGGCGGGGCTGGTGCTTGTGCCCATGGCCACGCTGCTGCTGTATGCCATGAGCGAGCGATGGGACCGCCACTGGTGGCCGGAATCACCGACGCTGGAGTGGCTGAGCGACGCCGTGCGGAACCCTCGTGTGCAGGCCGCAGCAGCGCGAACCGCCGGGTTGGCCTTGTGCAGCGCCGTGCTGGCGCTGGTGTGTGGCGCACTGGCGACGTTGCCGGCGGTGTTGTCCACCCAATTGGAACGCGAACACCGCCGTGGCGGGCTGGTCCGCCTGCTGGATGCAGCGGCCTTGCTGCCGTTTGCCATCGCGCCGGTGGTCATGGCCATCAGCGCCCTGGAGCTGTTTGTCGGGCGCTGGGGACAGTGGTCGCCGTTGCCGTTGCCGTTGCCGTTGGTGTATGTGGCCGTGGTGGCGCCGACCCTGTTCCCGCTGGTCCACAAGACCCTGCAGTCAGCCCTGCATCAACTCCAGGCCGCATCCCTGATCGAGGCAGGGAGAACGCTCGGCGCCAGTGACGGCCAGGTGCTCCGGCAGGTGCTGCTGCCCTTGCTGGCCCCCAGCCTGCTGGCGGCGTTGATGCTGGCCTGGGTGAGCGCCGCCATGGAGTTCGCCATTGCAAATCTGTTGTTGGGTGGCGAGCAGGAACTGCTGCAACCCTTGATGAACAGCCTGCGAAACGTCAATGGCCATCAGGCTGCCGCACTGATGGTGCTGACGCTGGTGGGCATGGCGGCCCTGATGGCGCTGGCCGGGCTGATGAATGCCTGGCGCCAGGCAGCCGGCGCTTCTGCACATTCAAAGTGA
- a CDS encoding gamma-glutamylcyclotransferase family protein codes for MAHLFAYGSLMWADIMARVCGPDATPAHPPQPARLSDHARHPVRGQDYPGLRPHTGTEVSGCVYIDLPEAAWPRLDAFEGSDYQRSEVLITGPDGVPLRAWTYLFKADRAHLLDPGDWDEARFEREGKARFVTRYAGFGTDTELP; via the coding sequence GTGGCACACCTGTTTGCCTACGGCTCGCTGATGTGGGCCGACATCATGGCCCGGGTCTGCGGACCCGACGCCACGCCGGCCCATCCCCCGCAACCCGCCCGGCTCTCGGACCACGCCCGCCATCCAGTGCGCGGGCAGGACTATCCTGGTCTGCGGCCCCACACCGGAACGGAGGTCTCCGGCTGCGTCTACATCGACCTGCCGGAGGCCGCCTGGCCTCGCCTCGACGCCTTCGAGGGCAGTGATTACCAGCGCAGCGAAGTTCTCATCACCGGGCCCGACGGCGTGCCGCTACGGGCCTGGACCTACCTCTTCAAAGCCGACCGGGCCCATCTCCTGGACCCGGGCGACTGGGATGAAGCCCGCTTTGAGCGCGAAGGCAAGGCCCGTTTCGTCACGCGTTACGCCGGATTCGGCACGGACACAGAACTTCCCTAG
- the fba gene encoding class II fructose-bisphosphate aldolase (catalyzes the reversible aldol condensation of dihydroxyacetonephosphate and glyceraldehyde 3-phosphate in the Calvin cycle, glycolysis, and/or gluconeogenesis): MALVSMRQLLDHAAEQGYGIPAFNVNNLEQVQAVMAAADEVNAPVILQASAGARKYAGESFIKHLIQAAVEAYPHIPLVMHQDHGQTPAICQGAIDLGFSSVMMDGSLMPDGKTPASFDYNIEVTRQVVQLSHRVGVTVEGELGCLGSLETGMAGEEDGIGAEGVLDHAALLTDPEEAAQFVKATGLDALAIAIGTSHGAYKFTRKPTGDILAISRVKDIHARIPNTHLVMHGSSSVPQELLELIRQYGGNMKETYGVPVEEIQEAIKFGVRKINIDTDIRLAMTGAVRKFLHENPEKFDAREWLKPAREAAKLVCKQRYVEFGCEGQAGKIKPRSLVDTAKAYANGELAQVVQ; the protein is encoded by the coding sequence ATGGCACTCGTCTCGATGCGCCAACTGCTGGACCATGCCGCTGAACAGGGCTATGGCATTCCCGCGTTCAACGTCAACAACCTGGAGCAGGTCCAGGCCGTCATGGCTGCGGCCGACGAGGTCAATGCCCCCGTCATCCTGCAAGCCAGCGCGGGCGCCCGCAAATATGCCGGCGAAAGCTTCATCAAGCACCTGATCCAGGCGGCGGTGGAAGCGTATCCCCACATCCCCCTGGTCATGCACCAGGATCACGGCCAGACCCCGGCCATCTGCCAGGGCGCCATCGACCTCGGCTTCAGCTCCGTCATGATGGACGGCTCCCTGATGCCCGACGGCAAGACCCCTGCTTCGTTCGACTACAACATCGAAGTCACCCGCCAGGTCGTGCAACTGTCCCACCGCGTCGGTGTGACGGTGGAAGGTGAACTGGGCTGCCTCGGTTCACTCGAAACCGGCATGGCCGGCGAAGAAGACGGCATCGGTGCCGAAGGCGTGCTGGACCATGCCGCCCTGCTGACCGACCCTGAAGAAGCCGCCCAGTTCGTCAAGGCCACCGGCCTGGACGCCCTGGCCATTGCCATCGGCACCAGCCACGGCGCTTACAAGTTCACCCGCAAGCCCACCGGGGACATCCTGGCCATCAGCCGCGTCAAGGACATCCACGCCCGCATCCCCAATACCCACCTGGTGATGCACGGCTCGTCCAGCGTCCCGCAGGAACTGCTGGAGCTCATCCGCCAGTACGGCGGCAACATGAAGGAAACCTACGGCGTGCCGGTGGAAGAGATCCAGGAAGCCATCAAGTTCGGCGTCCGCAAGATCAACATCGACACCGACATCCGCCTGGCCATGACCGGCGCCGTGCGCAAGTTCCTGCACGAAAATCCCGAGAAGTTTGACGCCCGCGAATGGCTCAAGCCGGCCCGTGAAGCGGCCAAGCTGGTCTGCAAGCAACGTTATGTCGAATTCGGCTGCGAAGGGCAGGCCGGCAAGATCAAGCCGCGCAGCCTGGTGGACACCGCCAAGGCCTACGCCAACGGCGAACTGGCCCAGGTGGTCCAGTAA
- a CDS encoding phosphoribosylaminoimidazolesuccinocarboxamide synthase — protein MTAALHTSSITSLPLIARGKVRENYAVGEDRILMIASDRISAFDVIMNEPIPGKGALLTQMALFWFDKLDGIVPNHLTGDDPLSVVTPAEQDQVRGRAMLVKRLKPLPIEAVVRGYLAGSGWSEYKASGTVCGVQLPPGLHNASKLPEPIFTPATKADMGDHDENIDFERCASIIGRDMAERVRDIAIQLYRRAADYALTKGIIIADTKFEFGLDADGTLTLMDEVLTPDSSRYWPAESYAVGSNPPSYDKQFLRDWLEQATVDSQPWGKVAPPPTLPAEVIANTSAKYQEALERLTR, from the coding sequence ATGACTGCCGCCCTGCACACCTCCTCCATCACATCCCTTCCCCTCATCGCGCGCGGCAAGGTGCGCGAGAACTATGCCGTGGGGGAGGACCGCATCCTCATGATCGCGTCGGACCGCATCTCGGCCTTCGACGTCATCATGAACGAGCCGATCCCGGGCAAGGGCGCGCTGCTCACCCAGATGGCGCTCTTCTGGTTCGACAAGCTCGACGGCATCGTCCCCAACCACCTCACCGGTGACGACCCGCTCTCCGTGGTCACCCCGGCCGAACAAGACCAGGTTCGTGGCCGCGCCATGCTGGTCAAGCGCCTCAAGCCGCTGCCCATCGAGGCCGTGGTGCGTGGCTACCTCGCAGGCAGTGGCTGGTCCGAATACAAGGCCAGCGGCACCGTCTGCGGCGTGCAACTGCCGCCCGGCCTGCACAATGCCAGCAAGCTGCCCGAGCCCATTTTCACGCCTGCCACCAAGGCCGACATGGGCGACCACGATGAGAACATCGACTTCGAGCGCTGCGCCAGCATCATCGGCCGCGACATGGCCGAGCGCGTGCGTGACATCGCCATCCAGCTCTACCGCCGTGCGGCCGACTATGCCCTCACCAAGGGCATCATCATTGCCGACACCAAGTTTGAATTCGGCCTCGATGCCGACGGCACCCTGACGCTGATGGACGAGGTGCTCACGCCCGACTCCTCCCGCTACTGGCCCGCCGAAAGTTATGCCGTCGGCAGCAACCCGCCCAGCTACGACAAGCAATTCCTGCGCGACTGGCTGGAACAGGCCACCGTGGACAGTCAACCCTGGGGCAAGGTGGCTCCGCCGCCGACCCTGCCGGCCGAGGTCATTGCCAACACTTCCGCGAAGTACCAGGAAGCGCTGGAACGGCTGACGCGCTGA
- a CDS encoding ABC transporter ATP-binding protein, producing the protein MEGRWEAQLDVTDARLALGGRWVLEDVALTVARGESVVLLGPSGCGKTTLLRAIAGLQPLDSGHLHMAGREVGRLPPQARDIGMMFQHYALFPNLSVRENILFGMKARGMAPDAAQARLQTLLAMIDLQSLAGRLPAALSGGQRQRVALARALATQPRLLLMDEPFSALDEHFRLPLRRQFRQLQRSLDQSCLIVTHDREEAFELADRVAVMLNGRIAQCASPRDLWRAPASVAVADFLGVFNRFDATRLPGGWQRDRGHWLAPIEAMQVVAADAPWPEDALQLHGTLQAAYWGQQRVALEFMPSTGPAQACAGVMTAWCDHQATLPATGQTVRLAVPARALCWLPQ; encoded by the coding sequence TTGGAGGGACGCTGGGAGGCGCAGCTGGACGTGACGGACGCGCGCCTGGCCCTGGGGGGGCGCTGGGTTCTGGAGGATGTGGCGCTGACGGTGGCACGGGGTGAAAGCGTGGTGCTGCTGGGGCCGTCAGGCTGCGGCAAGACCACCTTGCTGCGGGCCATCGCGGGGCTGCAGCCGCTGGATAGCGGGCATCTGCACATGGCGGGCCGGGAGGTCGGCCGGCTGCCGCCACAGGCGCGGGACATCGGCATGATGTTCCAGCACTACGCGCTGTTTCCGAATCTGAGCGTGCGCGAGAACATTCTCTTCGGCATGAAGGCGCGTGGCATGGCGCCAGATGCGGCGCAAGCCCGTCTCCAGACGCTGCTGGCCATGATCGATCTGCAATCGCTGGCGGGGCGGCTGCCGGCGGCCTTGTCGGGCGGTCAGCGCCAGCGGGTGGCCTTGGCGCGGGCCTTGGCGACCCAGCCCCGGCTGCTACTGATGGATGAGCCGTTTTCAGCGCTGGATGAGCATTTCCGACTGCCGCTGCGGCGACAGTTCCGGCAGTTGCAGCGCAGCCTGGACCAGAGCTGCCTGATCGTCACCCACGACCGCGAAGAGGCCTTTGAACTGGCGGACCGGGTGGCGGTGATGCTGAATGGCCGGATTGCACAATGCGCCTCGCCGAGGGACCTGTGGCGGGCACCCGCGAGTGTGGCGGTGGCGGATTTCCTGGGCGTGTTCAACCGGTTCGATGCAACGCGATTGCCAGGGGGCTGGCAGCGCGACCGGGGCCATTGGCTGGCCCCGATTGAAGCGATGCAGGTGGTGGCCGCTGACGCGCCGTGGCCGGAGGATGCCTTGCAACTGCACGGCACCCTTCAGGCGGCCTATTGGGGCCAGCAGCGCGTGGCGCTCGAGTTCATGCCGTCAACGGGTCCCGCGCAGGCCTGCGCGGGTGTGATGACGGCGTGGTGTGACCATCAGGCGACCCTCCCCGCCACCGGGCAGACGGTGCGGCTGGCCGTGCCAGCCCGCGCGTTGTGCTGGTTGCCGCAATAG
- a CDS encoding STAS-like domain-containing protein, producing the protein MTRLVLDQLTLWITAAAHEHGLDLASHVEERTGASRRAALAALKRLVDAQWLVRSGTSRRPVYSPGALRQVVRSFTLHQLQEDVAWQRDFAPHFEFPKHVQRMVQHAFTELVNNAIDHSGGTSVTVSLRQTPRHAQLLVSDDGCGVFEKICGTYELTDAQHAMLELSKGRLTTQPQAHTGRGLFFSSQLADVFDIHANGKAFQRRAWEGNAWQPGRGLPRQGSSIYMAVALDTSRTLEQVLGQWSIDGSGITFDQTRVLLQLVVGPGQMLDSRAQARRVATRLPQFKRVEIDFTGVEDVGHAFADELFRVFARAHQEVDLVPLNMAPRVAALVQAVRSA; encoded by the coding sequence ATGACCCGTCTTGTGCTGGACCAGCTGACGCTGTGGATCACCGCCGCCGCCCACGAACATGGGCTGGATCTGGCCTCCCACGTGGAGGAACGCACCGGCGCCAGCCGTCGGGCCGCGTTGGCCGCCTTGAAGCGGCTGGTGGACGCGCAGTGGCTGGTGCGCAGCGGTACCAGCCGTCGGCCGGTGTACTCCCCAGGTGCGCTTCGGCAGGTGGTGCGCAGTTTCACGCTGCACCAGTTGCAGGAGGATGTGGCCTGGCAGCGGGATTTCGCGCCCCATTTTGAGTTCCCGAAACATGTGCAGCGGATGGTGCAGCATGCCTTCACCGAGTTGGTGAACAACGCGATTGATCACAGCGGCGGCACCAGCGTGACGGTGTCGCTCCGCCAGACACCGCGTCATGCGCAGTTGTTGGTGTCGGACGATGGCTGCGGGGTGTTCGAGAAAATCTGCGGGACCTATGAGCTGACGGATGCCCAGCATGCGATGCTGGAACTGAGCAAGGGTCGGTTGACAACACAACCCCAGGCGCACACCGGGCGCGGGTTGTTCTTCAGTTCGCAGTTGGCCGATGTGTTCGATATTCATGCGAACGGGAAGGCCTTTCAGCGGCGAGCCTGGGAAGGCAACGCGTGGCAGCCAGGACGCGGGTTGCCCAGGCAAGGCAGCTCCATCTACATGGCCGTGGCGCTGGATACCTCCCGCACGCTGGAACAAGTGCTCGGGCAGTGGAGCATCGACGGCAGCGGCATCACCTTCGATCAGACCCGGGTGTTGCTTCAGCTCGTCGTCGGGCCAGGCCAAATGCTCGATTCCCGCGCACAGGCTCGGCGCGTCGCCACCCGCCTGCCACAGTTCAAACGCGTCGAAATCGACTTCACCGGCGTCGAGGACGTCGGACATGCGTTCGCGGATGAGCTGTTTCGGGTTTTCGCGCGGGCGCATCAGGAGGTGGATCTCGTGCCGCTCAATATGGCTCCGAGAGTCGCAGCATTGGTACAGGCAGTCAGGAGCGCTTGA
- a CDS encoding ABC transporter permease, with protein sequence MRFSRRSAWGWALPLMLLMGGALVLPFVWRTAGLLSDCITQPGGCAFADLTSDGYYLQAAWNTWWLSCTSALVGLLIGLGAAIALQQHPRGERWVSGLASLGANLSGVPLAMALLLLFGSQGAVTLAGQALGLTLGPDLQGLGGLLLAYVCFQAPLAVLLLMAPVRLMEGSLAEAAATLGASPWRFWRQVGLPLLLPSLVETFGLLFANAAAAFATPFALAGTAAHVLAVRIASLVTGDIFAQPELSAVLGLVLFLMMAVMLGASRWVAACLRRTS encoded by the coding sequence ATGAGGTTCAGTCGCCGCTCGGCCTGGGGATGGGCTCTGCCGCTGATGCTGCTGATGGGCGGTGCCCTGGTGCTGCCCTTTGTCTGGCGGACCGCCGGGCTGCTGTCGGACTGCATCACGCAACCGGGCGGATGCGCCTTCGCGGATCTCACGTCGGACGGCTATTACCTCCAGGCCGCCTGGAACACCTGGTGGCTGTCCTGCACCTCGGCCCTGGTCGGGCTCCTGATCGGCCTGGGCGCGGCCATTGCGTTGCAGCAGCATCCCCGTGGGGAGCGATGGGTGAGCGGCCTGGCGAGCCTGGGTGCGAACCTGTCCGGTGTTCCGCTGGCCATGGCGCTGTTGTTGCTGTTCGGCTCACAAGGGGCGGTCACACTGGCCGGCCAGGCCCTGGGCCTGACACTGGGACCGGACCTGCAGGGACTGGGCGGCCTGCTGCTGGCCTATGTGTGCTTCCAGGCGCCACTGGCGGTGCTGCTGCTGATGGCGCCGGTACGCTTGATGGAAGGGTCGCTGGCGGAGGCTGCTGCCACGCTGGGCGCTTCGCCCTGGCGGTTCTGGCGCCAGGTGGGGCTGCCCTTGCTGTTGCCCAGTCTGGTGGAGACCTTCGGCCTCTTGTTTGCCAATGCCGCAGCGGCGTTTGCCACGCCGTTTGCCCTCGCCGGCACCGCCGCTCATGTGCTGGCGGTGCGGATCGCCTCGCTGGTGACTGGCGACATCTTTGCGCAGCCGGAGTTGTCTGCCGTGCTGGGGCTGGTGCTGTTCCTGATGATGGCAGTGATGCTGGGAGCGAGCCGATGGGTGGCCGCGTGCTTGAGGCGGACCTCATGA
- the pyk gene encoding pyruvate kinase, with the protein MFRATKIVATLGPASSSPEVLERMIQSGVDVVRLNFSHGKAQDHIDRARLVREAAARAGKEVAIMADLQGPKIRVGKFENGKIELINGTPFVLDADRTELGNEQCVGLDYKELPRDVKPGDTLLLNDGLLVLTVESVRGSQVHTIVKQGGELSNNKGINKQGGGLTAPALTAKDMEDIKTAMSFQCEYLAVSFPKNATDMEMARQLANVAGERWRHKPGMIAKIERYEAIPHLEAILKASDGIMVARGDLAVEVGHAAVPALQKRMIRMALELDKLCITATQMMESMIVNPVPTRAEVSDVANAVLDGTDAVMLSAETAAGRFPVETIEQMASIALEAENAEFVSLDTDFANRQFGRIDQSIAMGALFTAHHLGCKAIVALTESGSTALWMSRHRIHVPIYALTSQVLTHRKMALYRNVTPVLMPNFDDRDQALKAAEDLLVARGILKPGDTYAITCGEPMGYPGGTNMLKVCRVG; encoded by the coding sequence ATGTTCCGCGCCACCAAGATCGTCGCCACCCTGGGTCCAGCATCGTCCTCACCGGAGGTGCTGGAGCGGATGATTCAGTCGGGCGTGGACGTTGTCCGCTTGAACTTCTCTCACGGCAAGGCGCAGGACCACATCGACCGTGCGCGGCTGGTGCGGGAAGCAGCGGCGCGTGCGGGCAAGGAAGTGGCCATCATGGCCGACCTGCAGGGGCCCAAGATCCGTGTGGGCAAGTTTGAGAACGGCAAGATCGAGCTGATCAACGGCACGCCGTTTGTGCTGGATGCCGACCGTACCGAACTGGGCAATGAACAGTGCGTGGGCCTGGACTACAAGGAACTGCCCCGTGACGTGAAGCCTGGCGACACCTTGCTGCTCAATGATGGCCTGCTGGTGCTGACGGTCGAATCGGTGCGTGGCTCGCAGGTGCACACCATCGTCAAGCAGGGCGGAGAGCTGTCCAACAACAAGGGCATCAACAAGCAGGGTGGGGGCCTGACGGCGCCGGCCCTGACGGCCAAGGACATGGAGGACATCAAAACGGCGATGTCTTTCCAGTGTGAATACCTGGCGGTCAGTTTTCCCAAGAATGCGACCGACATGGAAATGGCGCGGCAACTGGCCAATGTGGCGGGTGAGCGCTGGCGCCACAAGCCCGGAATGATTGCCAAGATCGAGCGCTACGAAGCCATTCCGCATCTGGAGGCCATCCTCAAGGCCAGTGACGGCATCATGGTGGCGCGTGGGGACCTGGCGGTGGAAGTGGGGCATGCGGCGGTGCCGGCCCTGCAAAAGCGGATGATCCGCATGGCGCTGGAGCTGGACAAGCTCTGCATTACCGCCACGCAGATGATGGAGTCGATGATCGTCAACCCGGTGCCTACGCGTGCCGAGGTGTCGGACGTGGCGAATGCGGTGCTGGATGGCACTGACGCGGTCATGCTGAGTGCGGAGACGGCGGCGGGCCGCTTCCCGGTGGAGACCATTGAGCAGATGGCCAGCATTGCGCTGGAGGCGGAGAACGCTGAATTCGTCAGCCTGGACACCGACTTTGCGAACCGCCAGTTTGGCCGCATTGACCAGTCGATTGCCATGGGTGCGTTGTTCACGGCGCACCACCTGGGCTGCAAGGCCATTGTGGCGCTGACCGAATCGGGATCGACGGCCCTGTGGATGAGCCGCCACCGCATCCATGTTCCGATCTACGCCCTGACCTCGCAGGTTCTCACCCACCGCAAGATGGCGCTGTACCGCAACGTCACGCCGGTGCTGATGCCCAATTTTGATGATCGAGACCAGGCGCTGAAGGCTGCGGAAGACCTGCTGGTGGCTCGGGGCATCCTGAAGCCGGGGGACACCTATGCCATTACCTGCGGCGAGCCCATGGGCTACCCCGGCGGCACGAACATGCTGAAGGTCTGCCGCGTCGGCTAA